In Quercus lobata isolate SW786 unplaced genomic scaffold, ValleyOak3.0 Primary Assembly Scq3eQI_1872, whole genome shotgun sequence, the genomic window ATGCCATAAACTGCACCCAACCACTTTGTGCATAAGGAGTGGGAAAGTGCAAGTCTCTTGAACCTGGCTGTGGCTCACTCAACTGTCTTACCAACTTGATGGTGTCACTAGAATACAAGAAcaataaaaagattataattaATTAGAAACCAAATAGAATTATCATAAGTCATAACCATGTGTAAACGATTGGGAAAAGTTTAAATTTGATAGATAGAGTGATGCATGCCTTTTTAGGAAATTAATTCGACATAATTTGCAACAAAGCTTTCCTATCAATCTTAGTAAATATATACTAACCGATGCAGAGGTGAATCCTTATAAATTCTGGAAAAATCTATATCAAGATCTGCTTCTACTGAAGCAGAAGTAACTTCTAACATCCATGTTGCTggattataattatttttgatcTTTGGCACACCAGCAATACCCTGttgaatagaaaaatatattgaaatcaGTGATTTATAGCAACCTACATGCTTGGatttatttaatattgtcaAATTTAAAGAAGTGAAAGATAGTCAATGGTGAgcatttttaacttttcaagTTTTTTGTTTGGAGTATTATATATTCCCTTTAATGATTGTGATGTTTTGTGGGTAAATAATAATCACTAATTCCACCAAAATAAGGTAAGACGTTAACACTTCCTGCAGGGACTGGACAGGTGGAGGAGGTTACTGGCGTATGTAGATATAGTTCAAGCACTCTGGAAATTGATATGTACATTCTTGGATTAATCAATATGCAGAAGATAATAGCACATTTAGAAACCTATGTAATGATTTCAGAACACTTTGGAAACTTTAACTAGAATTTTCTTGGGATTGAAGACCCAATTTTTGTTTAAGCTTTTGGTGGAACTCAACTTTTACATGCACTAGAGATTCTCTCTTTAACTTGTATGATTCAATGTTAATTGCCATGTCTTATGCAAGTAAAGTTATGTATgttattcagccaaaaatttATCCTTCTCATGCGTCTATTTATTACATATACAGATGGTTTTAGTATCCGTCAGTTGTCTATCCACGCAAGGAAACAACATGCTATAAAAGAATGTTCAGTGTTATGACTAGAAATTTGCTTGCTTGTTACAACATAAATTGCTGGCAGTCTGGCATACCTCAAAATATTCAATAAGTTTACTTGAATGATGACCTAGAATTCCAGAATAAATGATCTGTCCTCCAGTTTTCATTAGAATCAACTGCACCAAAAAGATTACTGAGTTGTACAAAATATCATTTAATAGCAATACTAAGAAGATTACAGAAAATCTTTTACAGTCGACCATGTGCCTCATGTTATCTTaataaatttagcaatttgtCCTCATGGTTTGAGATACCATATAAATCTAAGTAAAGATAAAACTTTgatgaaatgctcaaaattgtgatatattttaattttgtactaTGCACAGAACATCAAAATCATAGTAAGAAAGATACTAAAGAGTGATGGATAATGTTAGTATAGTTTGCTCATCCACAACTATGAGGAAGGAAAAATTGCAGAGCATGTTGCGTTAGAATGACTGGTGCATACAAAACAATAGGCAGGTAggatttgaaatgaaatttgttaaattaccaattatcCCAAAAGCGtaagctattaggaaatggtgaatttaatcacttaaccataagtactgctctgataccatattaaattaccaattgtcccaaaagcttaagctgttaggaaataatgaatttaatcacttaaccataagtcTAACAAAATTAAAGGCTAAGTTGCTTAGAAGCACAAGAATGGGTTCAACTCTTCAAGAGCACTCTCTTGGAACAAGCAATAGGCTCAAATCtgctttctcataaaaaaaaacttagtatttttgTACATTCTTGAGTTATTTGTAATACTAGGCTCAAGTTCTAACTGTTCTAGATAAGAAAGCAAAAGCAATACCAAAAATGATGCGGATTCAGGTAGAAAAATATCATAAACTTTTCAGGTAACTAATTATATAGCTGTGGATAGGATAACATAACAATCCATATTACGACGCACATTTAGTTCAGATTAAGGACCTTTGAGTTGAATTGAGTTGTATCCATAGACTAAAAGCCTATAAAAGCTACCCAAAAGAtagaaatatgatttttaggTAGATTTTAGCACAGGAAAAGCAAATCTACTGTAATCATTTGACAGGTCAATGTTCCTCGGATGACAATATACCAACAACATGCTCCCTACAAAGACCCTGTAGTATAATTAGCCCAAAAAGAATGAGATGACTTCTAATTTTACGGCCAGGATAATTTAGCCAAAATTTGTTAGTAGATAAATCTTATAACCTCAATATTAAAAGCTGGAGTATGTcgtaattttctaaaataaggCACTATTTCTTCTACCTCATCGAAAGCCTCGAATATGTCAATGCTTGGTTGGTGGATGGTGCAAACCGTTGTCCTTCCTGTGGATACTACATTCTTCACTGCACGCATGACAATTGCAGCTGCTCTCGCATCTAAACCCGATGTAGGTTCATCcataaatattattgatggatttgaaacaagctccactGCAATTGTCAGCCTTTTACGTTGTTCAGTAGATAGGCCACTTTGGCCTGGAATTCCAACTAACGAATCTTTGATACCATCAAGTTcaattgtttcaataacttcTTCTACAAATCTCTGCATGACATATTATAGAGACTGTTATGAATGCATTATAATATTGTAGACCATGTAATTCATAGAGTATCTATAGCAGTATACTAACTTCAATAGAAATTTTACGTACTAGTATCagttattgtttgtttgtgcCATTTGCACCAATATTCAGGGTTTTATGCATTTATCTAAACATGATTTGAAATCTCCTTATCATTCTCttgtttttcccaaaaattttaagcaaattACAGTGgttgtttaagtgttaaaaATGTTACACATTAGTGGACACAAGTCTCAAGTCATTAAGTTTCTGTCATGCCAATATTTTTTTGGGACAATGTCATGTATTGATCTTAATCAAAAGTCAACAGTCACAATCCCCATGACAAATCAAAAACTTGAAGATTCACTCCATTAGACCCACCAATGCCTTCTCTATTTTCTTATCGTTAcaataattattgaatttcacTTAGATTGCTAAAGACTCTTGTAGCCAGTCCATATAGTTGGTATAAGGCTTAATTTAGTAATGCAGacaatcttgaaattttgagtCCCTTCAGAAATTGTTTGAAATTCTATACGATAGTACTATTGATAACTATGGAGAGGAACTGGAGGATATCATACAGCTTTTGTGTCTGAATCAATCTCAGGTGGCAATCGCAACCAAGCTGAGTATGTCACTGATTCTTTTACAGTAATCCATGGAGAATGTATATCATTCTGCTCACAGTAACCTGATATTCTTGCAAATGTCTTCTGGACCTTGGGATACCCTCCTATTCTTATATCTCCTTCAACAGTACCTCCAGTTTTCCTCCCAGAGAGGACGTCCATGAGAGTTGTTTTTCCAGCTCCACTTACGCCCATAAGTGCTGTAAGAATTCCTGGCCTAAATGCTCCTGTAATATCACGAAGCAACTGAAGCTTTTTCTGACTGAAACCCATCTCTCTCATTTCCTGTGCAGAAGGAATGTAGTAACAAGTAAGTTCTACCTTGTatacatattcaaaataatCATAGGCGAATCATCATTTGCACTTGATTACCGGAGGGGTATCAACAAAGTATTGCACATCTTTAAATGATATTGTCAAGGGCTCAAATGGCAGGACCAGCCTCCCTGTACAACCAACCACATTCTCTTGTATCATCTTAgaaccaaaaatttatttactgtattgagaattaatttttttgttaactaACTTATTGGCTAACAGTTTTATCTTACCAGAATTTCTTGTTTCTACAGTAGTTTGCAGAGAAGTAGCTAGAGTTGATTGGTTATCCAGCTTTACGCTTCCATTACAATCATCTGTTCCTCGTAGctgagagaaatttttttttgaaataatagcTCGAGAAATCTTTGGAGCTGTATTCATGATAGGCTTACAGGTGAATggatgaaatttaaaaattcaatctttATGCTTGTTTATTAATTGAAATGAACTTACGCTTTATGTAAGTTAAGGCTAAGATAAATCCAATATCGAAAAGTATTGTGAACCCGAACAAAGCTCCCAATGATATCCAATAGAAATAgccatcaaagttcaaaccatGAGTAGTTAGAACCTCCATTCCTATGGTCATGTTTCCTTtcgaaacctacaaaatgagAATGAACTAAAGCTATTTAGTTGCTCTTGTAAATTAGcatggcaaaaaaatattaggtCTTCTTCAAAGTACCTTTTGCCATCGTGGAGCAAGAAATTCATTCAGTGCTATACCTATTTCCGCATAACTCATGGGAGAAAGCCAGAAACCCCATCTCAACCAAGGTGGTAAAGAGGCTACAAAGAAGAAACTCTGTAAGTAGTCTAGTTGTTATCCCTGAGAATCAAAGCAAATAATTTATACTCACGTCGAGGAATAATGAAGCCTCCAAACAAAAAGATTAATACTAAGATCAAAGCACCACAAGTTGATGCAGTAACCATAGTCCGGAAAACTGAGGCAATGAAACGACACATGGACGTTGATTCTAGATGTAGAGCAAACAGCAAAAGGAACTGGAAGAAGAACCTAAGCCATATGTAGAAAATGTATATTAAtgcttaaagagagagagattatccttctaatatttttgttcaattggatTTTGAAAAGTACTTACCTTTCTACCTCAGGGCTATACCCAACAATATAGTAAGTCATTACTGTCCAAAGTATTGAATCAACCAAAGAAAGTGGAATCTTTAGGAGAGATGCTGGAATAGAATATGCCCATGCCGGATACAGATAGAATGATCTTTGCTTGTAAACCACTGGAAGTCTAGTGATTGTCAAGGACAACTCTGCAACTCCATTAGTCATGAGTCTTACAATTGTATAAAATAGACAGCCCAAAAAATAATTGGCACCGATCAAGTCGACAGTTGTTTGAGTACGCATAAATACTGTCATTGTAATAAATGCAGTGATGATGAGCTGCAGGATAAAGAAAGGGGAAATGTGTTAGTTTAATGTGATTGAGAATGTTATTGTAGATGCACCAGCCTAAGTAGTCATATGAGTAAATTATCACCTGCATCGTTTTGAAAATATAGACAAATGAATTCCGTTTCATGAGAAGTAGCTCTCTGGCCATGCAAGCTTTGAACATCTCCCATTTGCTCAAAGAGTAAATATCAAATGACAAGGCACTATTGTGGCTCTTAGATTTATCATATGGTTTTGAGAGCTCATCATTTAACTTCTGTCCTAAAGAACTAGCTTTGAACCTTTGAGAGAACTGATCCACTGAAACATAATTGTATGGAAGGTCAGCATGGTACCAGTATTGTTCTTGATCCTTCCTGGAGATAACCTGCAAATGTTTGAAATTTGAGCATATGAGACAATTAGGATTAATGTCAACTGTAAACAGGAATCATGTTCTCTCACCTCCTGAAGGAAGTCTGCAGCACCTTTTCTTTCTGGGCACTTGAAACCACAATCCTCAAAAAATTGAAGTACATGAGCTCGAGGACCATGGTATACTATTTTCCCTTCTGCCATTAATATCACTTCATCAAATAGATCAAATGTTTCAGGAGCTGGCTGAAGAAGTGAAACTAATGCAGTTGTATCTGTGATGTGCACCAATTGCTGAAGGCAGGTAACTATCTGAAAGGTTGTGGAACTGTCTAGTCCAGTCGATATTTCATCCATAAAAAGAGCTTTTGTGGGACCAACAATCATCTCCCCTGCCAGGCAAAGTAGCCATGAAAACCCTGGGTTGAGAAGAATATTCCTgcatggaaaatattttctttccttttctcacAACACTAGGGAACAGGTTTTACAAATATAAGACCATTTTTGATAAACTACCACTTCATTtgagatttttaacttttaaaatggCAGTTAGAGTGGACACAGGGTTCAAATTCAGGACCACATGCtctaataccatgataaattcTCACTTGTCCCTAAGGTTTAAGCTGTGAAGAAATTATGAACTTTATCATTTAACTATTATTCTAACCATTTTAATTGCCCCACAAAAGAAAGTGGGAGGAAGTAGCAAAAAGATTGCCCAACAAAAGCTTTTAGAAAGATATCAAgcttgtattgatttttttttcttgttcaagGGAACCTCTTATAGAATTTATAAACTGAGATGTGCTAGTAGTGGTAGAATCATTAGCAAAACGAAATTAACAGcatgtttatcatttttaacaacCTGTAGTTAACCTTTTCTTCTGGCCACCGGAAATGCCTCTTTTCAATGCATCTCCAACCATTGTATCACTGCAGATATCGAGTCCAAGGATCTAAAAGGCCAAAATATTGTACTTTACACATCAAATTTGATAAAAACTTCTTGTTTGAAATATTCCATTGCCTAGTTTAATCAAGCTCTGCTTAAAGAAAAGCTACCTTTAAAACGTAGTCTGTTtggagatttcttttttgtccttCTACTGATATTGCCTGCAAGTATTTTGTTACTGCCTAATATACTCTCAAAAGACTTTTAgtaattactttaaaaaaaatttgccaactTATGAATACCTTCATATAGGTGTCAATGTCAGGGTCAGGGACAATcccttcttccttctctcttctgCTTACTTCCATCATGATATCTGcagagtggaaaaaaaaaatgttattggtAATGGCTCATATTCTGAATGAGAAAGTAACACAAGTATCTAGTTTAAATGTCTCAAGGTACAGTAAGGTATGTTAGGAAATTCAATGTACTGGGTTAGGGTTTTTTAATAGGGGCAGACTGGCAGTATAAACATGTAAACCCTAGTTTTTCATATAGAGGAATGATTAGCCACTCACTCCCATGGATATAGGCACACTAC contains:
- the LOC115973151 gene encoding pleiotropic drug resistance protein 3-like, producing the protein VNVKLPTVEVRYKNLFVDAKCEVVQGKPLPTLWNSIMSPLSVFTKVIQCNSQESKINILKDVSGIIKPSRLTLLLGPPGCGKTTLLLALAGKLDQSLDVAGQISYNGYMLDEFIPQKTSAYVSQHDLHLAEMTVRETIDFAARCQGVGSRADIMMEVSRREKEEGIVPDPDIDTYMKAISVEGQKRNLQTDYVLKILGLDICSDTMVGDALKRGISGGQKKRLTTGEMIVGPTKALFMDEISTGLDSSTTFQIVTCLQQLVHITDTTALVSLLQPAPETFDLFDEVILMAEGKIVYHGPRAHVLQFFEDCGFKCPERKGAADFLQEVISRKDQEQYWYHADLPYNYVSVDQFSQRFKASSLGQKLNDELSKPYDKSKSHNSALSFDIYSLSKWEMFKACMARELLLMKRNSFVYIFKTMQLIITAFITMTVFMRTQTTVDLIGANYFLGCLFYTIVRLMTNGVAELSLTITRLPVVYKQRSFYLYPAWAYSIPASLLKIPLSLVDSILWTVMTYYIVGYSPEVERFFFQFLLLFALHLESTSMCRFIASVFRTMVTASTCGALILVLIFLFGGFIIPRPSLPPWLRWGFWLSPMSYAEIGIALNEFLAPRWQKVSKGNMTIGMEVLTTHGLNFDGYFYWISLGALFGFTILFDIGFILALTYIKPPKISRAIISKKNFSQLRGTDDCNGSVKLDNQSTLATSLQTTVETRNSGRLVLPFEPLTISFKDVQYFVDTPPEMREMGFSQKKLQLLRDITGAFRPGILTALMGVSGAGKTTLMDVLSGRKTGGTVEGDIRIGGYPKVQKTFARISGYCEQNDIHSPWITVKESVTYSAWLRLPPEIDSDTKARFVEEVIETIELDGIKDSLVGIPGQSGLSTEQRKRLTIAVELVSNPSIIFMDEPTSGLDARAAAIVMRAVKNVVSTGRTTVCTIHQPSIDIFEAFDELILMKTGGQIIYSGILGHHSSKLIEYFEGIAGVPKIKNNYNPATWMLEVTSASVEADLDIDFSRIYKDSPLHRDTIKLVRQLSEPQPGSRDLHFPTPYAQSGWVQFMACLWKQHLSYWRSPEYNLARFLFIIAAALLFGAVFWQKGKEINTEQDLFNILGSMYMAVIFLGLNNCSTVLPYVATERTVLYREKFAGMYSPNAYSFAQVIMEIPYVILQTILYVAITYPAIGFYWSAYKVFWYFYATFCSLLYFVYLGMLLVSMSTSIDVASILAAAIYTILNIFSGFLMPGPVNPFNSSISSHLECWFNLINRKNMLNG